The sequence below is a genomic window from Bradyrhizobium septentrionale.
GCTGATCGATGAGGGCACAGCCAGGCTGGGGATATTTCTCTCGCGTGCCGTGCGCTCGATCGCTTCCATCAGCAGCCTGCCGATGCCCCTCGCCTGAACGTCGGGGGATACGAACACCGTACGGACCACGTTTCCGTCGAGGCTTGCCGTTCCAACCACACGACCATCAATCACGGCAACAAAGACGGTGCGCTTGCCGATCAACTGCAGCACGGCGTCCGGACTGAAGCTGCGCTCGACCCGCTCGATGATCTCGCTTGCATAGTCCCTGGCATTGGTTTCGTGCAGTGCACGCAGGATGACCGCGCTGATGTCGCCGGCGTCGTCTTGGCGCGCCGGCCGGATCGTGCATTCCATCGGTCGCCTCCGCTCGCCCAACGGGCACATGATGATAGCAGGGACCCGCGTCCTCGTTCCAGCCGAGGCTCGACACACGATGCTGTCGACGAGCACTCACCAGGCCGACCAGCATTTGTTGCTGATTGTATCCTGGACGCAACCATGAGCGGCCAATTCAGGCGAGGTCCGTAGGTTCGGCTCAAACGACAGCGGCTAACAGGATTTCTGTCAGTTGAATGTGTGCTACCCTGCATCCCGGGATGGAATTGCCGTCCCGGCTTTTTGGGAGGACACGGCTATGAAACGCTCGTCGCTCTTCGTCACCAATTTCGCTGTCGCTATGTTGTCGATCGTGCCGCTAATATGCGCATCAAATGGCCCGGCGTGGTCGCAACCCACACCAGCCCCGGACAGCGCCATCAACCCACTGCCCAACATTTCGGTCGAGGCGCCGAGGCAGGTCGGCACGCAACACAGGCCGACGCAGCGCGCGGCGGCTCGCAGCACCTCATCTCCGCGTACAGCTTCGACCTCA
It includes:
- a CDS encoding GNAT family N-acetyltransferase, which produces MECTIRPARQDDAGDISAVILRALHETNARDYASEIIERVERSFSPDAVLQLIGKRTVFVAVIDGRVVGTASLDGNVVRTVFVSPDVQARGIGRLLMEAIERTARERNIPSLAVPSSISAETFYAQLGYRAVRDSYHGEERTIIMERSLQGGS